The proteins below are encoded in one region of Aspergillus nidulans FGSC A4 chromosome III:
- a CDS encoding uncharacterized protein (transcript_id=CADANIAT00006386), producing MYGESEVIFSSLKIMLIVGLIIGGIVINAGGGPDGEYIGSQYWTTPGAFDTYVTSDDASRFLAFWKVLLTAAFSYGNIQVAAISGSETGNPQTVIPRAMRKTFVRVFLFYVLSVFIVGLIVPSGERGLSLSTAQRHGRRLSWPLPARASKSRRILSMRSSLVVNITTVVGLIGWVVDEATYLSFYQGLKVQGCCSAYSMKKEGVLLIPGYGFDVFTKGNFTASGFLTSYLNIGIFAITLESKLVPLSDIDFQSELDAIEQEKTSGEYVVKSEMWPWWKRVIRWF from the exons ATGTACGGCGAATCTGAAGTGATCTTCTCCAGTCTGAAGATCATGCTCATTGTAGGCCTCATTATCGGGGGTATTGTGATcaatgctggcggcggtCCAGACGGCGAGTATATAGGGTCCCAGTACTGGACGACGCCAGGCGCGTTCGATACTTACGTTACGAGTGATGATGCAAGTCGGTTCCTCGCCTTCTGGAAGGTCTTGCTCACAGCCGCGTTCAGTTACGGGAACATCCAGGTCGCGGCGATATCGGGCTCAGAGACCGGGAACCCGCAAACGGTCATCCCCCgcgcgatgaggaagacgttCGTCCGGGTGTTTCTGTTCTATGTGCTGAGTGTCTTTATCGTCGGGCTGATTGTGCCCTCGGGCGAACGAGGTCTCTCTCTCTCGACGGCACAGCGTCACGGTCGCCGTTTGTCCTGGCCTTTACCCGCGCGGGCGTCGAAGTCCCGCCGCATATTATCAATGCGGTCGTCT CTGGTTGTGAACATCACGACTGTGGTTGGGTTGATTGGATGGGTTGTGGACGAGGCCACGTATCTGAGTTTCTATCAGGGACTGAAGGTGCAGGG TTGTTGTTCAGCGTATTCTATGAAAAAGGAAGGTGTTTTGCTGATACCAGGCTATG GCTTCGACGTCTTCACGAAAGGCAACTTCACAGCGTCTGGCTTTCTAACCTCGTATCTCAACATCGGCATATTTGCAA TCACCCTTGAGTCCAAGCTGGTTCCGCTGAGTGATATCGACTTTCAATCCGAACTCGATGCCatcgagcaggagaagacGAGCGGGGAGTACGTGGTCAAGTCTGAGATGTGGCCTTGGTGGAAGAGGGTGATTCGTTGGTTCTAG
- a CDS encoding uncharacterized protein (transcript_id=CADANIAT00006387), whose translation MMTDNIVASLPLDELRSIMRSLLTIHPSVTPVFEEQTRNYLDETTSKYSKIANAASTHRGSLCTYRTAYAEWLGVDYATRLCRYCSDSDSEDLAHAYRDKGLTVEDTKSLWDLQRALPSCREVWEGRGGQFPSLVRIAETFTLDADVQLPRIFTGLLQISSLAWGSASRANIFEQFSRYVSRGFTAFNMADYYGDAEIIFGRYRSSSAYADSIFAATKYCVFHPITLSEEAMRASYEDDQYIMALQYLQQDPRAQLLGLCNFDTKHMRRVIESGVKIVSNQVQVRTDTRYTSIEASAADNDQFSLIDSRPIVKMAGFCSEHNIKLLTYGTLCGGLLAEKWLDQAPPDLYSEKITPSQRKYYASIRTWGAWPLFQELLRVLKVTAYKHSVTISKVVTRWVLDFPYVGAVIVGCRMGVSEQSAENLASLGWCLDEEDRQMIEGVMQRSQRKAMFESLGDCVGEYR comes from the exons ATGATGACGGACAACATTGTCGCCAGCCTACCACTGGACGAATTACGCAGCATAATGCGCAGTCTTTTGACTATACACCCGTCGGTAACTCCAGTCTTTGAGGAGCAAACGCGGAACTACCTCGACGAGACTACGTCAAAGTACAGCAAGATCGCGAATGCAGCCTCGACACATCGAGGCTCTTTGTGCACTTACAGAACCGCATACGCTGAATGGTTGGGTGTGGACTATGCTACCAGGCTTTGCCGTTACT GCTCTGACAGCGATTCAGAAGACCTTGCTCATGCATACAGGGACAAGGGCCTCACGGTGGAAGATACGAAGTCTCTTTGGGACCTTCAAAGAGCCCTTCCATCCTGCCGTGAGGTATGggaaggccgaggaggccAGTTTCCCTCCCTCGTACGGATCGCGGAGACATTCACACTCGACGCCGACGTTCAGCTTCCCCGTATCTTCACGGGTCTATTGCAAATCTCTAGTCTGGCTTGGGGCTCTGCGTCGCGTGCAAATATTTTCGAGCAGTTTTCTCGCTATGTCTCGCGGGGATTCACGGCTTTCAATATGGCGGACTACTACGGCGATGCGGAGATCATATTC GGTCGATATCGTTCGTCGAGTGCATACGCCGACTCGATTTTCGCAGCGACGAAATACTGTGTGTTCCACCCGATAACTCTCTCTGAGGAGGCCATGCGAGCAAGT TACGAAGACGACCAGTATATCATGGCCCTACAATATCTCCAGCAGGACCCACGGGCccagctcctcggcctctgcAACTTTGACACGAAGCATATGCGACGAGTTATCGAGAGTGGCGTCAAGATCGTCAGCAACCAGGTTCAGGTTCGTACCGATACTAGGTATACTTCTATCGAAGCGAGCGCAGCTGACAACGACCAGTTCTCTCTCATCGACTCTCGCCCAATCGTCAAAATGGCAGGTTTCTGCTCAGAGCACAACATCAAACTTTTGACTTACGGAACCCTCTGCGGCGGCCTCCTAGCCGAAAAGTGGCTCGATCAGGCGCCACCGGATCTCTACAGCGAGAAGATAACGCCTAGTCAGCGCAAG TACTACGCCTCTATTCGCACATGGGGTGCGTGGCCGCTTTTCCAAGAGCTGCTGCGTGTTTTAAAGGTGACCGCGTATAAGCACAGTGTGACCATCTCGAAAGTCGTCACGCGGTGGGTTCTTGATTTCCCGTATGTCGGCGCGGTAATTGTGGGATGCAGGATGGGTGTCAGCGAACAGTCAGCTGAGAACCTGGCGAGTTTGGGGTGGTGTCTAGACGAGGAGGATAGGCAGATGATTGAGGGTGTGATGCAGAGGAGCCAGAGAAAGGCGATGTTTGAGAGTTTGGGAGACTGTGTCGGGGAGTATCGGTAG